From the Polyodon spathula isolate WHYD16114869_AA unplaced genomic scaffold, ASM1765450v1 scaffolds_583, whole genome shotgun sequence genome, one window contains:
- the LOC121308211 gene encoding prolyl endopeptidase → MVLKYPEARRDESIIDDYHGTKIPDPYAWLEDPDSEETKAFVEAQNELTMPFLEKCAVGTKFHQRLTELYDYPKYSCPYKRGNKYFYFYNKGLQNQDVLYMQDSLQGEARVFFDPNLLSEDGTVALKMARLSEQCECFAYGLSGSGSDWVTVKFMTVEDQKELPDTLERVKFSCLSWTHDSKGVFYNCYPQQEGKADGTETTTNLNQKLFYHVIGTNQSEDILVAEFPDHPKWHSSATVSDDGRYVLLSITEGCEPVNRLWYCDLQQLSGGITGILPWVKLVDNFEAQYTYVTNEGTVFTFRTNLLAPRYRLINIDLQSPHPSLWATLIPEHEKDVLGKRDFLAFHLVTRTGKSLLPVTPARSLRVV, encoded by the exons ATGGTGCTCAAATACCCAGAGGCCCGGAGAGATGAAAGCATT ATTGACGACTACCACGGCACGAAAATCCCAGATCCCTACGCGTGGCTGGAGGACCCGGACAGCGAGGAGACGAAG GCGTTTGTGGAGGCCCAGAATGAGCTGACCATGCCTTTCCTGGAGAAGTGTGCGGTGGGGACAAAGTTTCACCAGAGACTGACGGAGCTTTACGACTATCCCAAATACAGCTGCCCCTACAAGAGAGGGAACAA GTACTTCTATTTCTATAACAAGGGGCTGCAGAATCAGGATGTGCTGTACATGCAGGACTCTCTCCAAGGGGAGGCACGGGTCTTCTTTGACCCCAATCTTCTCTCTGAAGACGGGACTGTGGCTTTGAAAA tggcGCGTCTGTCAGAGCAGTGCGAGTGCTTTGCCTACGGGCTGAGTGGCAGTGGATCGGACTGGGTCACTGTGAAGTTCATGACAGTGGAAGATCAGAAGGAGCTGCCCGACACTCTGGAGAGGGTGAAATTCAGCTGCCTGTCCTGGACTCACGACAGCAAAGGAGTCTTCTACAACTGCTACCCCCAGCAGGAGGGCAAAGCTGACG GCACAGAGACCACCACCAATCTCAACCAAAAGCTGTTCTACCATGTGATCGGAACCAACCAATCCGAGGACATCCTGGTCGCAGAGTTTCCTGATCACCCCAAATGGCACAGTAGCGCGACG GTGTCGGACGACGGGCGGTATGTGCTCCTGTCTATAACAGAGGGATGTGAGCCAGTGAATCGGCTGTGGTACTGTGACCTACAGCAGCTGAGCGGCGGCATTACTG GGATTCTGCCATGGGTGAAGCTCGTTGATAATTTTGAGGCTCAGTACACCTACGTGACCAATGAGGGCACTGTTTTCACCTTCCGTACCAACCTGCTGGCTCCTCGATACCGTCTCATCAACATTGACCTGCAGAGTCCACACCCCTCTCTGTGGGCGACACTGATCCCAGAGCACGAGAAAGACGTCCTAGGTAAGAGAGACTTCCTGGCCTTTCACCTGGTTACACGCACAGGGAAATCACTCTTACCTGTCACGCCTGCCCGTTCACTAAGAGTGGTATAG